The following proteins are encoded in a genomic region of Streptomyces sp. NBC_00078:
- a CDS encoding conjugal transfer protein, with protein MGLPEPTGQSKDQKKPPGGVPPQGEPPAGDRRSNPWESAGAELARRQSSNRTTPTAAIPAASSSTSTAPTWTPQDERSGAVFLRRLGRGLLWFVVVLMAVTGVRSWFFPPKAQAPKAEAPKAAPAYPDAEAQAVASRFARAYLGWDEAKKEERAALLASVLPANSDTDMGWDGNGRQDVLTVQPGAVTPGKDHQARVRVEVLIRTAAVEGAPDKDKKTPPAESPARWVGLDVPVVQTAGRVIVTGPPGLVGIPTSGPKAPEIPITQTDTELTAQTQEPVAKFFKAYAGGDTEAVTAPGASVPPLPEGVIYQALASWSIDTGTGDDRVGTARVSWTLGGATVEQVYRVELTQVSSSDAQRWQVADVRGGTL; from the coding sequence ATGGGACTACCGGAGCCAACCGGGCAGAGCAAGGACCAGAAGAAGCCACCCGGGGGAGTGCCCCCGCAGGGTGAGCCGCCGGCGGGGGACCGCCGCTCGAACCCCTGGGAATCGGCAGGGGCCGAGCTCGCCAGGAGGCAGAGCTCGAACCGGACCACGCCCACGGCCGCCATCCCGGCCGCGTCGTCGTCCACCTCGACGGCCCCGACATGGACACCCCAGGACGAACGCTCGGGCGCCGTGTTTCTCCGCCGCCTCGGCCGCGGACTGCTGTGGTTCGTCGTCGTCCTCATGGCCGTGACCGGCGTCCGATCCTGGTTCTTCCCGCCCAAGGCGCAGGCCCCGAAAGCCGAGGCGCCCAAGGCGGCACCGGCGTATCCCGACGCCGAGGCGCAAGCTGTCGCAAGCCGCTTTGCCCGCGCCTACCTCGGGTGGGACGAGGCCAAGAAGGAGGAGCGGGCCGCGCTCCTGGCGTCCGTGCTGCCCGCCAACTCCGATACGGATATGGGTTGGGACGGGAACGGTCGCCAAGACGTCCTGACAGTGCAGCCCGGCGCCGTCACCCCCGGCAAGGACCACCAAGCCCGCGTGCGGGTCGAGGTGCTCATCCGCACCGCCGCCGTCGAGGGTGCCCCGGACAAGGACAAGAAGACGCCGCCGGCCGAGAGCCCCGCTCGTTGGGTCGGCCTCGACGTCCCCGTTGTCCAGACCGCAGGACGCGTGATCGTCACCGGTCCCCCCGGACTCGTCGGCATCCCCACCAGCGGCCCCAAGGCCCCGGAGATCCCCATCACGCAGACGGACACCGAGCTGACCGCCCAGACTCAAGAACCCGTCGCGAAGTTCTTCAAGGCGTACGCCGGGGGAGACACCGAGGCCGTCACCGCACCGGGTGCGAGCGTCCCGCCGCTCCCCGAGGGCGTGATCTATCAGGCCCTCGCCTCCTGGTCCATCGACACGGGGACGGGCGACGACCGCGTTGGTACCGCCCGCGTCTCCTGGACCCTCGGCGGCGCCACCGTCGAACAGGTCTACCGGGTGGAGCTCACGCAGGTGTCGAGCTCGGACGCGCAGCGTTGGCAGGTTGCCGACGTGCGCGGCGGCACCCTCTGA
- a CDS encoding helix-turn-helix transcriptional regulator encodes MRIRRDRLRELRRLRGMTQSQLAAVLGCSRGAVSTWETTGRLPLPERLQALCVFFGVSVRELVEAEESEFVTLRGLRIAAGMRMKDIAAVLKVCPPTYCDVETGRQKIPVRWVTPLSNAYGVPPETVIGLAPSRAKGETGGASGG; translated from the coding sequence GTGCGCATACGCCGTGACCGGCTGCGGGAGCTGCGACGACTTCGCGGCATGACGCAAAGTCAACTCGCTGCGGTCCTGGGCTGTTCCCGGGGAGCGGTCTCGACTTGGGAAACGACCGGTCGCCTTCCTCTGCCTGAACGCCTGCAAGCCCTTTGCGTGTTCTTCGGCGTTTCGGTCCGGGAGTTGGTCGAGGCGGAGGAATCCGAGTTCGTCACATTGCGCGGGTTGCGGATAGCTGCGGGGATGCGGATGAAAGACATTGCCGCAGTCCTGAAAGTATGTCCGCCGACCTATTGCGACGTAGAAACCGGACGGCAAAAGATCCCGGTTCGATGGGTCACCCCCTTGTCGAACGCCTACGGAGTTCCACCGGAGACGGTTATCGGATTAGCACCCTCACGCGCAAAGGGAGAGACCGGCGGCGCCTCGGGAGGGTAG
- a CDS encoding type IV secretory system conjugative DNA transfer family protein, producing MPDLPDLIDRLPGGVFSLGGGGLVGALVVVAVLAQQGTPADRERFNRQIEQSIGAAVAAIGRYLSGRELVGPARSEATWWKAGAPLPDDEATETPVEQLGAPASRPAVSFDKPSRARRITRAVTAPVRVLCGALAGLWRVLAVWHRWPRAARSAVRLAPLPVAWGFWRFPEETQLALIALASAVYLAALTSPAGLGWWRVRPVWTDGQIYGPGVWVAVRQVLRMEDDEPRTRWLSVPESVSAADARIVLRVPAKWMGGPEAVAAIERVIDERVPGEWVPEWKRTGQEHYVQWTPKPAPTPKPKLPEYVPWKSTGDARRVFVGLAIEGDVIADAIIQTQSATPHWGVAGDTGSGKSTVLYIPVVHGRQHGELVDILDTKRNSLQEAEGFSGVRIHKTTRECIAAFAEFLTSMMAAEAATERGADPALRSQLVPRTLVVDELPTLIKLAYTWWRYGVKGKGTPPFLDWLGIILLQGRSSNHRVVVGTQQFANSFFGGTMERAQIGTRIAVGQQDRVSWGVAFGQSTPVLGFDTDIKGRGAYSDKRKDPDGDYLYVREMQPSYITPDVGRLLAQCPPAPAWFDAGEMAPWITAEVLDEVNATAATAEFLPGGKYGPGVLPAVASPAVKGITASSPSSHGTTGPHATPATTTGTTTAGGGTPDPEEERQEEELPETYSLADAHARGFLPWKAATVRTYFKRGETRGIKAPEGITDGQTSYYTEEELAEWLSEWREWQEKNSSGTRKEVPEQAKGEGASHV from the coding sequence GTGCCGGACCTTCCGGACCTCATCGACAGACTTCCCGGCGGTGTGTTCAGCCTCGGCGGCGGCGGCCTCGTCGGCGCCCTGGTGGTGGTTGCCGTGCTCGCCCAACAAGGCACACCGGCCGACCGCGAGCGGTTCAACCGTCAGATCGAGCAGAGCATCGGCGCCGCCGTGGCGGCCATCGGGCGGTACCTCTCCGGGCGCGAGCTCGTCGGCCCCGCGCGCAGCGAGGCGACGTGGTGGAAGGCGGGCGCCCCGCTCCCGGACGACGAGGCCACCGAGACACCCGTCGAGCAACTCGGGGCGCCGGCGTCTCGCCCGGCAGTGTCGTTCGACAAGCCCAGCCGCGCCCGACGGATCACCCGCGCCGTCACGGCCCCCGTACGGGTCCTGTGCGGCGCTCTCGCGGGACTGTGGCGCGTTCTGGCCGTCTGGCACCGATGGCCGCGCGCCGCGCGTTCAGCGGTCCGCCTGGCCCCCCTCCCGGTGGCGTGGGGGTTCTGGCGATTCCCCGAGGAGACCCAACTCGCCCTAATCGCGCTTGCGTCGGCCGTCTATCTCGCCGCGCTCACCAGTCCGGCCGGACTCGGTTGGTGGCGCGTACGGCCCGTGTGGACAGATGGACAAATCTACGGTCCCGGCGTCTGGGTGGCGGTTCGTCAAGTGCTCCGCATGGAAGACGACGAACCGCGCACCCGGTGGCTCTCCGTACCGGAAAGCGTGAGCGCCGCAGACGCTCGAATCGTGCTGCGAGTACCGGCGAAATGGATGGGCGGCCCCGAGGCCGTCGCCGCAATCGAGCGCGTTATCGACGAGCGGGTACCGGGTGAATGGGTGCCGGAATGGAAGCGCACCGGGCAAGAGCACTACGTCCAGTGGACACCCAAGCCCGCCCCCACGCCGAAACCCAAGCTCCCCGAATACGTCCCGTGGAAGTCGACAGGCGACGCCCGACGGGTGTTCGTCGGCCTGGCTATCGAGGGCGACGTCATCGCGGACGCCATCATTCAGACTCAATCGGCCACCCCGCATTGGGGCGTTGCTGGTGACACCGGTTCCGGTAAGTCGACCGTCCTTTACATTCCAGTTGTCCACGGTCGGCAACACGGCGAACTCGTCGACATCCTCGACACGAAACGCAACTCCTTGCAGGAGGCCGAGGGGTTCTCGGGCGTCCGTATTCACAAGACGACGCGCGAGTGTATCGCCGCGTTCGCCGAATTCCTCACCTCAATGATGGCGGCCGAGGCGGCAACCGAACGAGGCGCCGATCCTGCGCTGAGAAGTCAGCTCGTCCCCCGAACTCTCGTCGTGGACGAGCTCCCGACATTGATCAAGCTCGCTTATACGTGGTGGCGGTACGGGGTAAAGGGGAAGGGGACGCCTCCCTTCCTTGACTGGCTCGGAATCATCCTGCTGCAAGGGCGATCCTCTAATCACCGCGTAGTCGTGGGTACGCAGCAATTCGCTAACTCCTTCTTCGGTGGAACGATGGAGCGCGCGCAGATCGGAACCCGCATCGCAGTAGGGCAACAGGACCGCGTTTCCTGGGGCGTGGCTTTCGGACAGAGCACACCCGTTCTCGGATTCGATACGGATATCAAGGGACGGGGCGCCTACTCGGACAAGCGGAAAGACCCCGACGGCGATTACCTGTACGTCCGCGAAATGCAGCCGAGCTATATTACGCCGGACGTCGGACGCCTCCTCGCGCAGTGCCCGCCCGCGCCTGCATGGTTCGACGCCGGGGAAATGGCCCCGTGGATTACGGCCGAAGTGCTCGACGAGGTCAACGCGACCGCGGCCACCGCCGAGTTCCTGCCCGGAGGCAAGTACGGCCCGGGTGTCCTGCCCGCTGTCGCGTCTCCGGCAGTCAAGGGGATCACGGCTAGTTCTCCCAGCTCACACGGCACGACAGGCCCCCACGCGACACCGGCCACGACAACCGGCACGACAACCGCCGGCGGCGGGACGCCGGACCCCGAGGAGGAGCGCCAGGAGGAGGAGCTCCCCGAGACGTACAGCCTTGCCGACGCCCACGCGCGGGGATTCCTCCCGTGGAAAGCGGCCACCGTTCGGACATATTTCAAGCGAGGCGAGACACGCGGCATCAAGGCCCCCGAGGGAATCACCGACGGGCAGACCTCCTATTACACCGAGGAGGAGCTCGCGGAGTGGCTTTCCGAATGGCGGGAGTGGCAGGAGAAGAACAGTTCCGGGACTCGGAAGGAAGTCCCGGAGCAAGCGAAGGGGGAAGGTGCTTCGCATGTCTGA
- a CDS encoding flavoprotein, with translation MTRTLYLISCAAPPARRLTIPIRAAQRDGWDVCLILTPSAYRWATEDPEGNLAELRELTGHPVRYDYKLPSQPDALPDPDALLVAPLTSNSVNKWAGGISDTLALGLITEGIGLGLPIVALPHWNDAQGKHPAVTRSVAELRAAGVTVLLDDGHEEAAGGFVPHRPRHGDLDAYPWETALAALPAH, from the coding sequence GTGACACGAACCCTGTACCTGATCTCATGCGCCGCCCCGCCCGCCCGACGCCTCACCATCCCTATTCGAGCCGCGCAGCGGGACGGGTGGGACGTCTGCCTCATCCTCACCCCGAGCGCGTACCGGTGGGCCACCGAGGACCCCGAGGGCAACCTCGCCGAGCTGCGCGAGCTCACCGGCCACCCGGTGCGCTACGACTACAAGTTGCCCTCGCAGCCTGACGCCCTGCCCGACCCGGACGCCCTCCTCGTTGCCCCCCTGACGAGTAACTCCGTGAACAAGTGGGCGGGCGGAATCTCGGACACGCTCGCCCTCGGCCTCATCACGGAAGGAATCGGCCTCGGCCTGCCCATCGTGGCGCTTCCGCACTGGAACGACGCCCAGGGCAAACACCCCGCCGTCACGCGTAGCGTCGCCGAGCTGCGCGCGGCCGGGGTGACCGTCCTCCTCGACGACGGGCACGAGGAGGCCGCCGGCGGGTTCGTACCCCACCGACCCCGACACGGCGACCTCGACGCCTACCCGTGGGAGACGGCCCTCGCCGCCCTGCCCGCTCACTGA
- a CDS encoding helix-turn-helix transcriptional regulator: MDTQRIGRRIAYWRDRRRMTQADLGALMGKSRRFVQSLESGERQADPRLSVLESAARALSIPVTSLLADAPGTQCIDGVELDAIRTALLRHDMLTGTADESAVEPLPVEVLERRLVHARVAFQAGHFASLGRLVPELLIDANRAAARHTGEAQLGAFRYLSLTLELTEGAAVKYGDVDLALMSGHRAVAAAERSQDPVIMASAARHLADAMTMHGQTHAAAAFAVAAAGRLESDLRARGADGLSVLGMLYLKAAMAEATAAASDDTRAAASARAVPDLLDQADGHAEELGADGNAVWTAFGPTNTKLYRVAAHVQLSEGADAVAVAQGIPNPARAALPKERRAHLLGDLARGLTQAGQREEAVDTLLDAEREAEEEVRCRPRTRALVEDLRLLGAGQAEGRLRALAARCGLPE, encoded by the coding sequence ATGGACACACAGCGAATCGGCCGCCGCATCGCCTATTGGCGCGACCGCCGACGCATGACGCAAGCAGACCTCGGCGCCCTGATGGGGAAGTCCCGCCGGTTCGTCCAGTCCCTCGAAAGCGGAGAGCGACAGGCCGACCCGCGCTTGTCCGTGCTGGAGTCCGCCGCCCGCGCCCTGAGTATCCCCGTCACGTCCTTACTCGCCGACGCCCCCGGTACGCAGTGCATTGACGGGGTCGAGCTCGACGCGATCCGTACCGCGCTGCTGCGCCACGACATGCTCACCGGCACCGCCGACGAGTCCGCCGTCGAACCCCTTCCGGTCGAGGTCCTGGAGCGCCGCCTCGTCCACGCCCGCGTGGCCTTCCAAGCGGGACACTTCGCATCCCTCGGCCGCCTCGTCCCCGAGCTCCTGATCGACGCCAACCGGGCCGCCGCCCGCCATACCGGCGAGGCCCAGCTCGGCGCCTTCCGGTACCTCTCCCTGACGCTCGAACTCACCGAGGGTGCGGCGGTGAAGTACGGGGACGTCGATCTCGCCCTCATGTCGGGCCACCGCGCGGTGGCCGCCGCCGAACGTTCACAAGACCCCGTCATCATGGCCTCGGCCGCGCGCCACCTCGCCGACGCCATGACCATGCACGGCCAGACGCACGCCGCCGCAGCGTTCGCCGTGGCCGCCGCCGGCCGCCTCGAAAGCGACCTGCGCGCGCGAGGCGCTGACGGCCTGTCCGTCCTCGGGATGCTCTACCTCAAAGCGGCCATGGCCGAGGCGACGGCCGCGGCTTCCGACGACACCCGCGCCGCCGCCTCCGCCCGCGCCGTGCCCGACCTCCTCGACCAGGCCGACGGGCACGCCGAGGAGCTCGGCGCCGACGGAAACGCGGTGTGGACCGCCTTCGGGCCGACCAACACGAAGTTGTACCGCGTCGCCGCACACGTCCAGCTCTCCGAAGGGGCGGACGCCGTCGCCGTCGCACAGGGCATCCCCAACCCCGCCCGCGCGGCCCTGCCCAAGGAACGCCGCGCCCACCTGTTGGGAGACCTCGCCCGCGGACTGACTCAGGCCGGACAGAGGGAGGAGGCCGTCGACACCCTCCTCGACGCCGAGCGCGAGGCCGAGGAAGAGGTCCGGTGCCGACCGCGCACCCGGGCGCTCGTCGAGGATTTGCGGCTCCTCGGCGCCGGACAGGCCGAGGGACGCTTGCGGGCGCTGGCGGCACGCTGTGGACTGCCCGAGTGA
- a CDS encoding nucleoside 2-deoxyribosyltransferase domain-containing protein: MTAVTVVWARESIPSPSSPSVFLAGPTPVLGGPVPSWRPSAVEALAAQWTGEQTLTVLSPESRGGKRAAHYDDQVDWETEARAAADAVLFWIPRDLNGGLPGFTTNVEFGLDVATGRAVLGCPPDCPNPERNRYLIYVARRHGVPVRDTLTDTVAAALDLVRAKEEARPVAER; the protein is encoded by the coding sequence GTGACCGCCGTAACCGTGGTGTGGGCCCGAGAGTCCATCCCCTCGCCGTCCAGCCCGAGCGTCTTTCTCGCCGGACCGACGCCCGTCCTCGGCGGTCCCGTCCCCTCCTGGCGGCCGTCCGCCGTCGAGGCGCTTGCCGCCCAGTGGACCGGCGAGCAGACGCTCACCGTCCTGAGCCCGGAATCCCGGGGCGGCAAGCGGGCCGCGCACTATGACGATCAAGTCGACTGGGAGACGGAAGCGCGCGCCGCCGCCGACGCCGTCCTGTTCTGGATTCCCCGGGACCTCAACGGCGGCTTACCCGGCTTCACGACCAACGTCGAGTTCGGTCTCGACGTGGCCACAGGCCGGGCCGTCCTCGGCTGCCCGCCTGACTGCCCCAACCCTGAGCGCAACCGGTATTTGATCTACGTCGCCCGCCGTCACGGTGTGCCGGTACGAGACACGCTCACCGACACCGTGGCCGCCGCCCTCGACCTCGTCAGGGCGAAGGAGGAGGCCCGGCCCGTCGCCGAGAGGTAG
- a CDS encoding HIT family protein has protein sequence MTDPVPRLTERRLTALRLAVAHPRGSIDARSVSKADEIALETLGYADSIDDCGHVQGAPDPDHIHRGHPHYFRITGKGRAACATAGTIAEGESKTMFRTGKNHPADATAPGAPDTASTETDLGLAQLRDLAELQREADRLLVATSHRTAYEELVARHDYLKEHGTNLREFAAVRRELAPYTEGRRPVPPPVDPAELITYHRRRIAVFGPLAEAGVEGAAESLAAAEAELAAACPFCRIAAGAAPAVMVREWDDAFAIRPRSGGVNEGHVLVIPRRHVADAVEDPTVSGATMTRACELGAELDCDLNLITSVGEYATQTVFHLHIHLVPRTAGDGLPLPWTPQHTGHRDGGHQ, from the coding sequence GTGACTGACCCGGTGCCGCGCCTCACCGAGAGGCGCCTAACCGCGCTGCGACTGGCCGTCGCGCACCCCCGGGGAAGCATCGACGCCCGCAGCGTTTCGAAGGCCGACGAGATCGCGCTCGAAACCCTTGGGTACGCCGATTCAATCGACGATTGCGGCCACGTGCAGGGGGCGCCGGACCCCGATCACATCCACCGAGGACACCCGCACTACTTCCGCATCACCGGCAAGGGCCGCGCTGCTTGCGCCACCGCCGGCACCATCGCAGAGGGAGAATCCAAGACCATGTTCCGCACCGGGAAGAACCACCCCGCCGACGCGACGGCGCCGGGAGCACCGGACACGGCGAGCACCGAGACGGACCTCGGCCTCGCGCAGCTCCGGGACCTCGCCGAGCTCCAGCGCGAGGCGGACCGGCTCCTCGTCGCCACCAGCCACCGCACCGCGTACGAGGAGCTCGTCGCCCGGCACGACTACCTCAAGGAACACGGAACCAACCTGCGCGAGTTCGCGGCCGTCCGTAGGGAGCTCGCCCCGTACACCGAGGGCCGCCGCCCGGTTCCGCCGCCGGTTGACCCCGCCGAGCTCATCACCTACCACCGCCGCCGTATCGCGGTGTTCGGCCCGCTCGCCGAGGCCGGGGTCGAGGGGGCCGCGGAGAGCCTCGCCGCCGCCGAGGCCGAGCTCGCCGCGGCCTGCCCCTTCTGCCGCATCGCGGCGGGTGCGGCACCGGCCGTGATGGTGCGCGAGTGGGACGACGCGTTCGCGATCCGCCCCCGCTCGGGGGGAGTCAACGAGGGACACGTCCTCGTCATCCCGCGCCGGCACGTCGCCGACGCCGTGGAAGACCCGACCGTGTCCGGCGCCACCATGACGCGGGCCTGCGAGCTCGGCGCCGAACTGGACTGTGACCTCAACCTGATCACCTCGGTTGGCGAATACGCCACGCAGACCGTGTTCCACCTTCACATTCACCTCGTCCCGCGCACCGCCGGGGACGGCCTGCCCCTGCCGTGGACGCCCCAGCACACCGGCCACCGGGACGGGGGCCACCAGTGA
- a CDS encoding transcriptional regulator, translating into MNRRTSYPAVYALLRVAADVADHWVQSDHQAQHKAKPGAEGHLALAGHVASYTATQAAALIIGNRALGLGLRPRNMAAALVLSGATHYLIDRRWPVRKAAEATGKGNFYELGGPLGGAYLLDQATHHLVEGFAAYLAVRD; encoded by the coding sequence ATGAACCGCCGCACCTCGTACCCCGCCGTGTACGCCCTCCTGCGCGTGGCGGCCGACGTCGCCGACCACTGGGTACAGAGCGACCACCAGGCGCAGCACAAGGCCAAGCCGGGCGCCGAGGGACACCTCGCGCTCGCCGGACACGTGGCCTCGTACACCGCCACTCAGGCCGCCGCGCTCATCATCGGAAACCGGGCCCTCGGCCTCGGTCTGCGCCCCCGGAACATGGCCGCCGCGCTCGTCCTGTCCGGCGCGACGCACTACCTGATTGATCGCCGTTGGCCGGTCCGCAAGGCGGCCGAGGCCACCGGCAAGGGCAACTTCTACGAGCTCGGCGGGCCCCTCGGCGGGGCGTACTTGCTTGACCAGGCGACACACCACCTCGTCGAGGGATTCGCCGCGTACCTCGCCGTCCGTGACTGA
- a CDS encoding NUDIX domain-containing protein gives MSEYAPVDITPPELRPSALARYVPDWAEAAPTPTDVHDWDRRRASALFPFELDHRGWPLHPHGRTGRTGRALGRWGENAAADPIVIAGSGHGRRVLLITRDDIEEEAIPGGMVDPGETAPAALVRELREETGVDLSDRRPIILGRHLVDDWRNSDNAWVASTSALYLLPATVPAVGADDALEATWWPFGSLDQLDAAITAAGRRLYAAHRPLLQRALDHVAE, from the coding sequence ATGAGCGAATACGCACCTGTGGACATCACGCCGCCCGAGCTGCGGCCGTCCGCTCTGGCCCGCTACGTGCCCGACTGGGCAGAGGCCGCACCCACACCGACCGACGTGCACGACTGGGACCGCCGCCGGGCGTCCGCGCTCTTTCCGTTTGAGCTCGACCACCGCGGTTGGCCGCTGCACCCTCACGGCCGCACCGGTCGCACCGGCCGCGCCCTCGGCCGCTGGGGGGAGAACGCCGCCGCCGACCCCATCGTGATCGCGGGCAGTGGCCACGGGCGGCGGGTACTGCTGATCACCCGGGACGACATCGAAGAGGAAGCCATCCCCGGCGGAATGGTCGACCCGGGCGAGACCGCGCCCGCCGCCCTGGTCCGCGAGCTGCGCGAGGAAACCGGCGTCGACCTTTCCGACCGCCGCCCGATCATCCTCGGCCGGCACCTCGTAGACGACTGGCGCAACAGCGATAACGCCTGGGTCGCGTCCACCAGTGCGCTCTACCTGTTGCCCGCCACGGTGCCCGCCGTCGGCGCCGACGACGCCCTCGAAGCCACATGGTGGCCCTTCGGTTCCCTCGACCAGCTCGACGCCGCGATCACCGCCGCCGGACGGCGCCTCTACGCCGCGCACCGCCCCCTGCTACAGCGCGCCTTGGACCACGTCGCCGAGTAG